One Methanohalophilus mahii DSM 5219 genomic window carries:
- a CDS encoding acetyl-CoA carboxylase biotin carboxylase subunit, which translates to MFKKILIANRGEIAIRVMRACKELGVSTVAVYSEADSNALFAKYADEAYCIGPPPSSRSYLNIDSIIDVARKTGAEAIHPGYGFLSENAKFASACEKAGIIFIGPSSEVIEKMGSKITARSAMIEAGVPVVPGDGRAIEDDATAIEIGESIGYPLMVKASAGGGGIGMKVVYTPEELTRALSSIRNVAASTFGDSTVFIEKYLEEPRHIEIQILADSQGNCLYLGDRECSIQRRHQKLIEEAPSPIMTPELRRDMGEAAVKAAKKIGYVNAGTVEFLYSKGDYYFLEVNTRLQVEHGVTELVTGIDIVKQQLRVACGEKLPFTQDDIEIRGSAIECRINAEDPLNDFAPSPGKIRRYRSAGGPGVRVDSGVHMGYVIPPFYDSMISKLCVWGSDREEAIARMKRALYEYVVVGVKTNIPFHRTVLSIDAFAKGDLTTHFIDDHDVLSALEKVAVSDSERCATLSSALEDRNKKIAAISTAVGSYMNAAKRHDMKGSDE; encoded by the coding sequence ATGTTTAAGAAAATACTGATTGCAAACCGAGGTGAGATCGCAATCAGGGTAATGAGGGCCTGCAAAGAGCTTGGTGTGTCCACGGTTGCGGTGTATTCCGAGGCCGACAGCAATGCCCTTTTTGCCAAATATGCGGACGAGGCATACTGTATAGGTCCACCTCCTTCATCCAGAAGTTATCTGAATATAGATTCAATTATCGATGTGGCCAGAAAGACAGGGGCAGAAGCAATTCATCCGGGATATGGTTTCCTTTCGGAGAATGCAAAATTCGCCAGCGCCTGTGAAAAAGCAGGTATTATTTTTATAGGCCCCTCGAGTGAAGTTATTGAAAAGATGGGTAGCAAGATTACTGCCCGCTCGGCAATGATCGAGGCCGGTGTACCGGTGGTTCCGGGTGATGGCAGGGCTATTGAGGACGATGCCACGGCAATTGAAATAGGTGAATCCATCGGATATCCTTTGATGGTGAAAGCTTCTGCCGGTGGTGGTGGTATAGGCATGAAAGTTGTTTATACTCCAGAAGAGCTGACCAGGGCACTTTCATCCATACGTAATGTTGCAGCTTCAACATTTGGTGACTCTACCGTCTTCATCGAAAAATATCTTGAAGAACCACGCCACATAGAGATACAGATATTGGCTGACTCTCAGGGCAATTGTCTCTATCTAGGTGACCGTGAATGTTCCATTCAGAGAAGACACCAGAAATTGATTGAAGAGGCTCCCTCTCCTATAATGACTCCTGAACTTCGCAGGGACATGGGTGAGGCTGCTGTCAAAGCTGCCAAAAAAATAGGATATGTAAATGCCGGTACTGTTGAATTCCTGTATTCAAAGGGTGATTATTATTTCCTTGAAGTAAACACACGTTTGCAGGTAGAACATGGAGTTACCGAACTTGTTACAGGCATCGATATAGTAAAACAGCAGTTGCGTGTTGCCTGTGGTGAAAAATTACCATTTACCCAGGATGATATTGAAATCAGAGGCTCGGCTATCGAATGTCGTATCAATGCCGAAGATCCGCTGAATGATTTCGCCCCGTCACCCGGTAAGATACGCAGGTATCGTTCAGCAGGTGGCCCCGGCGTGAGGGTTGACAGTGGTGTCCATATGGGTTATGTAATTCCTCCTTTTTATGATTCAATGATCTCCAAACTCTGTGTATGGGGGAGTGATCGTGAGGAAGCCATTGCGCGTATGAAAAGAGCCCTCTACGAATATGTGGTTGTAGGTGTTAAAACCAACATTCCTTTCCACAGAACGGTTTTGTCCATTGATGCATTCGCCAAAGGGGATCTGACAACACATTTTATTGATGACCACGATGTGCTTTCAGCTTTAGAGAAGGTCGCTGTATCTGATAGTGAAAGATGTGCAACTCTTTCTTCTGCTCTTGAGGATCGCAACAAGAAGATTGCTGCGATCAGCACTGCAGTTGGCTCATATATGAATGCTGCAAAAAGGCATGATATGAAAGGCTCAGATGAATGA
- a CDS encoding biotin--[acetyl-CoA-carboxylase] ligase translates to MENKKIELIRLLSQADGKPISGEQIGRKLEISRTMVWKYIQSLQSQGYSIISSPGKGYILNSVPDFLLPELVQAGLETDILGKDIRHFMELESTNDYAKTIAKDTTEGTVVVAEVQKKGRGRRGFDWVSPHGGVWISIVLKPSIVSADASRLTLVGGLAVVDSLKSIGLTPSLKWPNDVLVNGKKICGILTEMEAEIDRVEYIVLGMGINLNFNTEMLPEEIRDGSTTISDELGTYVDRLEFVRSLLYNLEQYYVHFKTQPFEELMERWIDSSDTIGRKVRIVTPSKMVDGRAIGISPSGGLLLQKNNGSTEEILSGRCIYI, encoded by the coding sequence GTGGAGAATAAAAAGATTGAATTGATACGTCTTCTTTCTCAGGCAGATGGCAAGCCTATTTCCGGGGAACAGATTGGCAGGAAACTGGAAATTTCCAGGACCATGGTCTGGAAATACATTCAGTCGCTTCAAAGCCAGGGTTATTCGATTATCTCATCCCCTGGTAAAGGTTATATCTTAAACTCAGTTCCGGATTTTCTTTTGCCAGAACTTGTGCAAGCAGGCCTTGAAACAGATATTTTGGGCAAGGACATCCGGCATTTTATGGAACTTGAGTCCACCAACGATTATGCAAAAACAATTGCAAAAGATACAACCGAAGGCACGGTTGTAGTTGCGGAAGTCCAGAAAAAGGGACGTGGGAGAAGGGGGTTTGATTGGGTATCTCCTCACGGCGGGGTATGGATATCCATTGTCCTTAAGCCATCGATAGTTTCTGCGGATGCTTCAAGATTGACTCTTGTGGGTGGACTTGCTGTAGTTGATTCTCTGAAATCAATTGGTCTTACCCCGTCTCTGAAATGGCCAAACGATGTGCTTGTCAACGGCAAAAAGATTTGTGGGATTCTTACAGAAATGGAAGCTGAAATAGATCGGGTTGAATATATTGTTCTGGGTATGGGAATTAATTTAAACTTTAATACCGAGATGTTGCCGGAGGAAATCCGGGATGGTTCCACAACTATAAGTGATGAGCTTGGTACCTATGTGGATAGGCTTGAATTTGTCCGCTCATTACTTTATAATCTGGAACAGTATTATGTACATTTCAAGACACAACCCTTTGAGGAATTAATGGAAAGATGGATAGATTCTTCGGATACTATTGGTAGAAAAGTACGCATTGTTACTCCTTCTAAAATGGTGGATGGCAGGGCAATCGGGATATCCCCTTCCGGAGGTTTACTTTTGCAGAAAAACAATGGGTCAACCGAAGAAATTTTGTCTGGCCGCTGCATCTACATCTGA